The Candidatus Omnitrophota bacterium genome includes the window GTGGTCGGAAAAGTTCGCTTCCCCCAGGACAAAAAGACCGGGCACATTGCTCATCAAATTATAATCCACCCATAACCCGCCCATGGCGTAATGCATCGCCGGATAGATCATCATCGGAACCTTATAGGGGTCTTGGCCGGTGATCTTTTCATACATATCAAAAAGATTACTGTAACGTTCCTTGATCACATCCTTGCCCAGACGGCCGATGGACTCGGCAAAATCCAGATACACAGCCATACCGGTGTCCCCCACCCCTCGGCCCGCGTCGCATTGTTCTTTGGCATTGCGCGAAGCGATGTCGCGCGGCACGAGATTGCCGAAATTTGGGTATTTCCGTTCCAAAAAATAATCGCGTTCGTTTTCAGGAATATCTTTCGGTTTGCGTTCATCCTTAGGTGTCTTGGGTACCCACACCCGGCCGTCATTGCGCAAGCCCTCGCTCATGAGCGTTAATTTGGACTGGTAATCGCCATGCACGGGAATGCACGTCGGATGAATTTGCGTAAAACACGGATTGGCGAACAAGGCTCCTTTTTTATGCGCGCGCCAGGCGGCCGTGACATTGCAGCCCTTGGCATTGGTGGACAGATAAAAAACATTGCCGTAACCGCCGGTGGCCAAAACAACGGCATCAGCGGCGTGGGATTCAATGGCTCCTGTGATCAAATGACGGGTAACAATACCGCGGGCAACGCCATCAATGATCACCAGATCCAGCATTTCCGTACGTGGATAAAGCGTGACGGTTTTCTTGCCCGCTTCTTTCATGAGCGCTTGATAAGCGCCTAACAGCAATTGCTGGCCGGTTTGTCCCCGGGCATAAAAAGTACGGGACACCTGGGCCCCGCCGAAAGAACGGTTGTCCAGATACCCGCCGTATTCACGGGCAAAAGGAACGCCCTGGGCCACGCATTGGTCAATGATGTTATTGCTGACCTGCGCCAAACGGTAAACATTGGCTTCGCGGGAGCGGAAATCCCCGCCTTTGATGGTATCGTAAAACAAACGGCGCACGCTGTCCCCGTCATTGGGATAATTTTTGGCCGCGTTGATGCCTCCCTGCGCCGCGATGCTGTGCGCCCGGCGGGGGCTGTCCTGAAAACAAAAGGCGTCCACCTGATAGCCCATCTCGCCCAGGGACGCGGCCGCGGAAGCGCCGGCCAAACCTGTGCCCACGACAATGACACGGTATTTGCGGCGATTGGACGGATTGACCAGTTTAAGGTTGAATTTGTGGTCATCCCATTTGTCCTTCAAAGGACCGGAGGGAACTTTAGGGTCTAACATAGGGTCCTGTCAAAATAAAATAAACATAAACCGGGATGGAACTGTAACCGGCGGCAACGGCCATAGCGAAATATCCGCTGAAACATTTGATCCCCCGGGCCCAGCGCGCGTGGTTGAACCCCAGCGTCTGGATAAAACTTTCAACGCCATGCGCCAGATGTAGCCCTAAGAAACACATGGCCATGATATACAAAAGCCCGTGCAAAGGATCGGCAAACGCATTGACCACTACCCCGTAAAGGCCGTAACTATGGCCATTAATGAAACTGAACGGACCCTGCTGGTCAATGAATGTAAAATCCAATAAATGCCAGATCACATAAAAAAAGAGATAGGCCCCGCTGTACGGCATGAGCCGCTGTGACCAGGACAATGGCGGGCTATCCACCTGATAACGCTTGGACCCGCGCGCTTTGATATTCTCAAGGACCAAAAAATATGTGACAAACACATGGATCAAAAACGCCGCCAATAAACCACCCCGCATTATCCA containing:
- a CDS encoding fumarate reductase/succinate dehydrogenase flavoprotein subunit; this translates as MLDPKVPSGPLKDKWDDHKFNLKLVNPSNRRKYRVIVVGTGLAGASAAASLGEMGYQVDAFCFQDSPRRAHSIAAQGGINAAKNYPNDGDSVRRLFYDTIKGGDFRSREANVYRLAQVSNNIIDQCVAQGVPFAREYGGYLDNRSFGGAQVSRTFYARGQTGQQLLLGAYQALMKEAGKKTVTLYPRTEMLDLVIIDGVARGIVTRHLITGAIESHAADAVVLATGGYGNVFYLSTNAKGCNVTAAWRAHKKGALFANPCFTQIHPTCIPVHGDYQSKLTLMSEGLRNDGRVWVPKTPKDERKPKDIPENERDYFLERKYPNFGNLVPRDIASRNAKEQCDAGRGVGDTGMAVYLDFAESIGRLGKDVIKERYSNLFDMYEKITGQDPYKVPMMIYPAMHYAMGGLWVDYNLMSNVPGLFVLGEANFSDHGANRLGASALMQGLADGYFVAPYTVSDYLAHVKPGVKDTVNHPEFKNAEQDIHERVKKLLSIKGKRTVDDFHRQLGHLLWNKCGMARNAAGLKEALTQIPKIREEFWRNVNVLGSGEDLNQALERAGRVADFLEFAELLVTDALQREESCGGHFREEYQTPEGEALRRDDQFSYVAAWQFNGVGQTPTLHKEELKFEEAHLAQRSYK
- a CDS encoding succinate dehydrogenase cytochrome b subunit, which codes for MMCFQWNSSITKKQIVAVTGLVLVIFIIMHLVGNLFIYGGPDAFNGYAKKLKGLGPVLWIMRGGLLAAFLIHVFVTYFLVLENIKARGSKRYQVDSPPLSWSQRLMPYSGAYLFFYVIWHLLDFTFIDQQGPFSFINGHSYGLYGVVVNAFADPLHGLLYIMAMCFLGLHLAHGVESFIQTLGFNHARWARGIKCFSGYFAMAVAAGYSSIPVYVYFILTGPYVRP